A genomic segment from Synergistaceae bacterium encodes:
- a CDS encoding sugar ABC transporter ATP-binding protein yields MSGKNILEMKGITMQFPGVKALDGVNFSLRAGEIHSLLGENGAGKSTLIKCLTGVNQMDSGQIILDGQEIHPTGPGNAIELGISAVFQEINLCPNLSVAENIFVGRQPMKHGQIDWAEINKRAENLMSRFHLDIDVTRPLSYYSTAIQQMTSIARAVDIQAKILILDEPTSSLDENEVQLLFSVMRELKSSGMGIIFITHFLDQIYAVSDRMTILRNGHLIGTYEINELGKFELVTKMVGKDMDVIFSLKRAEVQDGADIILKAEHIGDSQINDISLELRKGELIGFAGLLGSGRTETAEMLFGAEKISRGNIFIDGEKVEIKQPFDAIKSEIAFCPEDRKRDGIIGDLSIRENIMLAVQSRKGFMRPMTRQEQEELANKYIKLLGIATPDCEKKAGELSGGNQQKVILARWMAANPKILILDEPTRGIDIGAKAEIQRLMLEMCKDGVSLIFISSELDEIIRCSNRIIIMRDREKVAEVEGSSCTQHDILRIIAEGAA; encoded by the coding sequence TTGACGGCGTTAATTTCTCGTTGAGAGCTGGCGAGATTCATTCACTCTTAGGCGAGAACGGCGCAGGAAAGTCGACTCTCATAAAATGTCTAACAGGCGTTAATCAAATGGATTCAGGACAAATTATTCTCGACGGTCAAGAGATTCACCCGACCGGGCCGGGCAATGCTATAGAATTAGGTATATCGGCAGTCTTTCAGGAAATAAATTTATGTCCAAATCTGAGCGTCGCTGAAAATATTTTCGTAGGCCGCCAGCCCATGAAGCACGGCCAAATCGACTGGGCAGAAATTAACAAGAGAGCAGAAAATTTAATGTCCCGCTTTCACTTGGATATTGACGTAACCCGCCCGCTTTCTTATTATTCGACAGCAATACAGCAAATGACTTCTATAGCACGAGCCGTTGATATTCAAGCAAAAATTTTGATTCTTGACGAGCCTACAAGCTCACTAGACGAGAACGAAGTACAATTATTATTCAGTGTCATGCGCGAGTTAAAATCTTCAGGAATGGGAATAATATTTATAACGCACTTTCTCGATCAAATTTACGCCGTATCAGACAGAATGACAATTTTGCGCAATGGTCATTTAATCGGGACTTATGAAATTAACGAACTCGGAAAATTTGAGCTTGTTACAAAAATGGTCGGGAAGGATATGGACGTGATATTCAGCTTGAAACGTGCGGAAGTTCAGGACGGCGCGGATATAATATTAAAGGCTGAACACATCGGGGACTCGCAAATAAATGATATTTCTTTAGAGTTGCGAAAAGGTGAATTAATCGGTTTTGCTGGACTCTTAGGCAGCGGACGGACTGAGACAGCAGAAATGTTATTCGGAGCTGAAAAAATTTCACGGGGCAATATTTTTATTGACGGCGAAAAAGTAGAAATCAAGCAGCCATTTGACGCAATAAAATCAGAAATTGCCTTTTGTCCTGAAGATAGAAAGCGCGACGGAATTATAGGAGATTTGAGCATTCGAGAAAATATAATGTTAGCTGTACAGTCCCGAAAAGGTTTCATGCGGCCCATGACTCGGCAGGAACAGGAAGAACTCGCTAATAAATATATAAAACTTTTAGGAATAGCCACGCCCGATTGCGAGAAAAAAGCCGGTGAACTATCAGGGGGCAATCAGCAGAAAGTTATATTAGCTCGGTGGATGGCAGCAAATCCAAAAATTTTAATTCTTGATGAGCCTACACGTGGAATCGATATAGGAGCTAAAGCAGAGATTCAAAGATTAATGCTCGAAATGTGCAAAGATGGAGTCTCGTTAATATTTATAAGTTCCGAACTTGACGAGATTATACGCTGCTCAAACAGGATTATAATAATGCGGGATCGTGAAAAAGTTGCGGAAGTTGAAGGCTCTTCATGCACTCAACATGATATATTAAGAATCATAGCGGAGGGGGCGGCTTAA